The stretch of DNA CTCTGACCCCGGGGAACAGGGCCTTCAGAAACTCCCGGTCAACAATGGGGCTCCAGCAGAACTCTTCCGCCCTCTCCCCGTCCCTCTCCCAGACATAGCTCCCCCGATGGGTGAGCAGTTACAAGGGACTATGGCATCTTGTGGACCTTCCCttcaggctggggtgggagggcagcGCCCCCTTTTCCAAATAAGGAGCAAACACAGGTGGCCGAGGCTCCTGGCTCAGAGCAGATGAGGGGCAGATGGCATCTCCTGTTGTCACCAAACTGACACTCCCCAGGTTGACCTGGGACTGGGGACCCAGTGACCGGTGGCTGGTATTGCCCACAGAATCAGACAAGGGTCTCCTTTggaccctggccctgccctcagccACATGGGGGCAGGGCTTCATTGTGGAGGGCTGCCATCCAGCCTCCCGGCCCTGGCTGAGCACCCTCTCAGCAGCAGGCTTTCTACAGGTACTTGTCTGACTGAGTCCCAGCCCTGCTAGGACCTTCCTTTGTCCCGGTACTCAGCCTTGGGTGATGGTGGGCCTTGGGCTCAGGGTCCCAAAGACAGCACCCCTTCCCCCACAGAGCCTGGTACCAGCCCCTCCTTGAAGTGGGTCCTTGGAAGCCCCTCAAGAAGGTTCTCCCCACACTGCAGGTCAGGAAGCAGGCACAGCAGGGCCCAGGGCACCCCCGCAGGAAGCAGGAGCAGGGCCTCCAGCACAGGCCCTGGGGTCAGCCGCCAACTGTGAAGCCCCGGCTCGGCGGCTGCTCTGTGCACCCGGTCTCAGCGTCACCATCTCTCAGGGCTGGCTTGgcaccctctccttccctctctctgctaACGTCCTGCACCCCCGAGCCCCCAGGTCCACCGTCCAGGGTGAGCATGAACACCCACAAAGTCTCCGACCCTCGCCCGCACAGCTCTTCCGAGGCGCCCAGAATCTCAGTCCAAGCCTGGCCCTGGTCGCCTCGCACTGCCCACCGCACTCTGCTGGGCACCTTGAGGTTCTTAGAAAGCGCCAGCTCCTCCCGCCCTCAGACCCAGCCAGCGTCCTCGGTCCGCGGCCGCCCCTGCCCGGTGGGTTCGACGCTCAGCACCCAGCACCCTGCGGGCGACTCCCGCTCAGCTCGGACGCGCCGCCCCTCCGCTCCCCGTGCGCGCTGGGCCCCCAGCGCCTGTCCTGAAGCAGGAACGTGGGTAAAAGGCTGCGGCCCCGCAGGCCGAGGGGCTCTGGTTCGCTCCCCTACCCCGCGCCCACCTGCGCCCTGGGCGCCCTCCAAGTGAGGAGGGCGGAGAACGAGGACGCGCGCGGGAGGCGGGCACGGGGGTGCGGCTCGGGGCGCTCGGCCGGGGCAGAGGCGCGCGGATGGCGGAAGCTCCACCCGGCGCCGGGCGAGCTCGGGCCCCAGCCTGACTCTTGGTCCGCCCTCGGCGCCTCAGGAAGCCTCGAGCTGGGATCCAGGCTTGGGCGACCGAGGTGGGATCCCTGCGCGCCTCGGCGCTCCTAGCCCCGCTCTGTTCTGCGCGAGGGTCACCAAAAAGCCGCTGACCACGTCGGGCAGAGGAAAGGGTGGCCCCCGCCCCCTTCGCCcactttcctcccttcccccagccctggaAAGGGCCAGGACGCGGGCGAGCTCGGGCTTCCGGGCGACGCGGGAACCTCCCCGGCCCCGAGCCATTTCCTGAGAGACCGCGCCCAGGGACAAGCAGCGCCCCGGGCCCCGACTCCAGGCCTGCAGCGGCTCTGGGAGGACTGCGACCTCCACTCACCTTCGCGGGTCTGATGGCGACCGCCACTCACCTGCTGCCAGGACCTGGGGCTCGcgccgggcgggggcggggcagCTCACCTGAGCCAGGTGCGCAGCGGCAACAGCCCCGGCGGCGGCGTAGCCCCGGCAGCGGCAGCAGGTGCGGCCCCGCCCCGCAGTCAGGGCGGGGGCGGACCCCAGCGTCCCGCTCTGCGCCCAAGGCTGGCGCTGGAGGCTGCGCTGCTGCCCGGGAGCCGCTGCCGCACGGGCCTGGGGCCAGTGGCCAAACCAGCCCAACCAGCGCGCAGAGCCCCGGAGCCCCAGAGCCTTGGGGACTCTTCGGAGCGTCCACCGCCCTCAAGGTTTTGCGCGTCCGCCCCtatctcttccctttcctccaggaagcctgccttgacccccaccccaccctcaagTGGCCCCGATGTCTTCTCTTGCCTCCCTCAACACCCCAGGTGCAGGGACGGGGAGAGGACCCCATAGGCGCCCCTCCCTTGGAAGCCCATGGAAAACTGGAGAAGGGACAGGCGGCCTGAGGCGGCCTCACCTGGTTCCAGACGTTCCACACTCCGGGTCTGTTTCCCATCTAGCCCTGAGGGCAGATATAATCCACCCGGGACCCAGCGAGGCCAGGAAAGCAAGACAGACAGGCTTAATTTTACTGCAGAAACGGGTTGGCTGAAGGGAACAGGCCAGCGAGGTGGGCTCAGGACACCCCCAACAGCCAGGATGGGGGCACGGCAGGATCTGGCGCCCAGAAGTCAGAGGGAGGCCCAGGAAATTTGCGCCAGTTTTCCTGCCTTGTGGCTGCCTGAGGAGCCCTCACTCCCAGTTCTGTGGGTGCCCAGGGTCACCCAGAGTTCAAGTCAGGGCTGTGCCAAGCCTGAGAGCCCCCACAAAGACGGAGCAGGCGGAATAGGGTGGCAGCTCACAGCCCTGAACATACAGGGGATTCCTGCGGCCCCACATGGGCACAGCCTTCTCACAGCACCCCTCAACACGCACAGCGGTGGGCTTGTGGGAGGTGCTGGTGGTGGCACTGTCTCAGCTCCTGGTGGCCTCTGGACGGGCTCTGGCCCTACACGTCTGTGCTCCTGGCACTGAAGATGGATGCTGGGGTGGGATGGGCAGGCATTGGGGGCCGAgagcctgcccccaccccacccagcctctgccttccatgcCACATCTTCTCACGCAGCCTCTGGTACTTCACCTCCAGAACCTTGTTCTTCACCGACTGAGGGATGTCGGGCACGAACCAGGCGGCGATGAGCTTGATGCACAAGGCCACGTGCTAGCGGCAGCACAGGAGAGGCCCAGCACGGTCAGGTGCCAGCTGGCATTTGGGGGTTCAGGGCCGGGGAGAAGGACTGGGGAGAGCACTGCCCAGACCCACTCCGAGGCCTCTCCCGGTTCTGGCTCACCTCAAAGAGGATGACGAAGGCCAGGCGGATGGCCAGGAGGAACCAGAACTGCTCGGAGAAGTTGTAATCGGGGGGATTGCGGTAGTCCCTGTATCTGGGGTAAGGAagtacctgaggtcaggggtcaggagttcagaggGCATTCTTGGGGGATGGGGAGTTCCAAACCTGCACAGAGTCACGTTTTCTGAGCCCTCAATCCCATCAGGGTCCTGGAAGTCCTTGGTGTGGAAGACGGACAGGCTGTGGTTGACGTAGCCCTTGAGgcagctggggagaggggagaggagtgtggggtggggtgggcttcCAGGGCGGCCCCTTCAGGCCCCAGAGTGCTTCTAGCCTGCGTTGTGGAGCAAACAGTGAGGTGGGGGCCACGCCACAGACTGCGTCCAGTGGGACGGGGCTCCCGGgccaagcacatcttcacatccGGGGGCCTTGTGGGGACTGTGGGGACTCTGGGCATCACCAGCCACTTTCCCTGCCAGAGACTGGCCCTGGGGACCCAGTCTGCAGTTTGGTGGCTCCTCGAGGTCAGAGAGCTGGATAAATCAGAAGAGGACATGCGGAACCTCACATCGGGAGGGAGCCGTTCTGGCAGGGCCTACTCAGGAGGCAGCCAGGTCTGGGAACTTCACCCCCAACTGCGGTCCTGGCCAGTTATCCCTGACCTCCAGCCCAGGGCCTGCCGTCAGTGGGCGCAGGGCAGGGGCCACCCCCAGGCCCCAGCCTCACTAAAGCCCCAGGGGTACCAACAGGTCCAGCCATTCCCAGGAGAAAGGGTCTGGATCCCCCAGGGCTTGGCTGTGGTAGGGCCAGTTTCTCCCAGGGGTCTCCAGACACCCTGAGGCCTTACTCGACAGTAGAGTTGCCTTCTTTCAGGCATGGGCTATAGCGGTACTTGTAGACCACTCGGGGGATGAACTCAGATGTGAAGGCAATGACCATCCCATTGGCAATGACCGCCAGCACACCGATGGTCTCCAGCACCTGCAGCCAGGTCCCTGCACCAGAGCAGTGGGCAAGCGGTCTGACTCAGCGTCCCTCGGCTGGTTctgccctcacccccacccccggccAACACGGGGCCTGCCGTGTCTCTGTGCGTGGTGTCCCCTTGCAGCCCTAGGGCTGCAGTATTCACAAGGAAGTCCCCAGCCATGGCAGAGCATGGCCTCTGCGCTCCTGCACCCCTCACCCTGACATGGACAGGGAGGAACCTGGGAATCCTCATCCTCCATCTTCCTGAACTTCTCAGCTGTGCCCCCCAGccactccacctcctgggttcccaccCCAGGGTAAGACCTTGTAACCTGGGCCCGAGACTGGGGGCCTCCCTAAcacctctctccctttccccacatCCAGCGCCCCAGCTCCCGTCGCTCCCCTGCTGCCTGTCCGTCTCAGCGTGGCCAGTCTTGGGACAGAGGCCGGCTGCTCTGTTCCAGCCCCAGCCACTGGCAGAACCTGGGTCCCCCTTGGGGGCGTCAAGCCCCTCTGAGATCCTGACGGTTTGTGGGAGGAGCCTACAAAGCGCTCGGCCCCGCCCACTCCTGGTACCCTCCCACCCAGGCTCAACCCGCATCCGAGGCCGTCGGAGAAGGGCTGGGGGCTGTCTGCGGCCTGAGATCCGAGAGATTATTTTTTCCAGGTGAGCCGGCCTGGCCAGCGGGAAGCCCACAGGCCTGAGGCCGCCCAGTTCCCGCCCATCCTGCGCCCGCCCGGTCTGACCGATGTCCTTGGCCTTGCGCGGCACCAGGCGCCGCTGCAACCAGACCATCTTGATGGCGTCCAGGCGGATCTCCACGAGGTTGCTGAAGAGCGCGAGCAGCGGCGCCAGCGGGAAGGCGGCCACGAAGATGGTGGTGAAGCCGTACTGGATCACTGCGCGGTGGGGGTCAGGCTCACCGGCGCCCCGCACTCATGTCCGCGGACCCCCGCCCCGCATTCGTCTCCGCGAACCCCCGCCCCGCAGCGCCCACGCACTCATCTCCATGAACTCGTCGAACAGGCTGAAGGTGTTGACCGGGTTCAGAAGGTAGTTGCGCCGCCAGTCCCTGAGCTCGGGGTCCCGGGGCAGGTGCCCGGACTCGGAGGCCCGCAGAGAGCGGCACTTGTGGGTCACCCACCTGCGGGGAGAGCTGCGTGGCAGGGAGGGCGCAGGGGGCGGAGGGGCCTGGGGCTCCCGGGGCTGGGCGGGGGTCGGCACTCACGGGACCAGGTACTCGACGCAGTTGCTGAGCGTCTGCTTCAGGCCCATGATGATGGCCATCTGCACGAAGAGGTCCATCATGCAGCCGCTGGCGTGGCACTGCGGGGCCAGACAGGAGGAGATCAGGGAGGGGTCCTGGGGGACGGTCaggggagcagtggctcagggACAGGGCATGAAGCCTGGGGGTGACTGACCTCTTCCAGCTTCCACAAGCCCGCCAGGCGCGTGGACTTCCCGGGGTGGCCGTTGAtcctggggaggaaggggaagtCTGGGGCACTGCGGGCAGCGCCCTGCCTCTGACAGGGTGGGTGCAGCAGGACAGAAGCGGGTAGGAAAGACACAGAACAGGCGGGGCAGGCCCTGCAGGTGAGCGGGGCACAGGTGCTCACACCCAGATGAACCGCACCCGCACGTgggcacgcacacacacacacacacacacaggggagGCCACAGGCTCCCAGATGAACCGCACCCACACGTgggcgcgcgcacacacacacacacccccacacaggGGAGGCCACAGGCTCCCAGACGAACCGCACCTGCACGTGggcgcacacacacccacacacacacaggggagGCCACAGGCTCCCAGATGAACCGCACCCACACGTgggcgcgcgcacacacacacacacccccacacaggGGAGGCCACAGGCTCCCAGACGAACCGCACCTGCACGtgggcgcacacacacacacacaggcaaggCCACAGGCTCCAACACACGCTCCAGACAGTGTCTGTTACGAGTGGCCTCGGTTTCTCCCCGTGGAAACGGCACGATGGgttattttgtgtttaaaatcACCTGCTTTCCATAATATGAGAAATACATGAACTATCTTAAACCAAAAGTCAGGCTCATGGTCAGTGGTGAAATCCCAAAAGCATTCCTATTGTAGCTCACGACAACTGGTATTTAACACGGTTCTGGAATTCCTTGCAAATAAGCAAGAGAAATATGAAGTATAAATAGTAtacatttgcaaagaaaaaaatgactcttttagaaaacatgattatgtacctggaaaatcaaaataaaacaactgaAAGCCTGGGTGGATAAATCAATCGAGTGCTCAAGTGGATACAAAACGAGCATCCAGCAGAACTGGCTTTTCCGTGTGCGGCAAAGCTGCGGGGAAACATGGCATGAGAAAGTATCGGTCACCCGCAGACACCAGCACAAGTTATACCATAACGAGACTGAAACTCACAAGGCATCTGTGGGGCCTaaatgaagaaaactataaaactaccaaGGAGCATGAAAGACTTGCAGGGAGAACCTCGTTCTCCCATAAGAAAACGGAGGATGTATTTGTAGTCAGAGCGATGGGCCGCAAAGACGTCCACGTGCTCATTCTTGGAGCCTGTGACCACGTTCTTACCTGGCAAAGGAATTTTATCTCACAAGGCAGATGGTATTAAGGctgctaatcagctgactttaagaCGGGGAGATTATCTTGGGTTATCTGGGTTTTTCtggtgtaatcacaagggtccctCTGTGGGGACAGGGAGCAGCTGGGAGCTGGCCTGACTCAGAAGGAATCAGAAGGACTCAGGACTCACTCAGAAGGACTCAGCCCCACGCTGCAAGCTCTGCAGGGGGAGGAGCAGCCGTGCACCAAGGAGAAGCTGAAAGTGAATtatcccctggagcctccagaaggagcccAGCCCTGCTAACCCCTTAGTTTTCACCCAGTGGGACTCATCTAGGACTTGTGGCCTGCAGAACTGGGAGGTAATAATTTgattgtttgaagccactaagCTGTGGTCGTTTGTTATGGTGATTTTCTTGGAAATAATGTATCATTTTACTTATACAATCTTAAGCCAAGtcccacagaattttttttttttttttcagacagagtcttgctctgtcacccaggctggagtgcaatggcatgatcttggctcactacaacctccaccttccgggtttaagtgattctcctgcctcagcctcctgagtagctgggattacaggtgcgcgccaccacgcctggctaatttttgtatatttagtaaagacggggtttcaccatgctggccaggctggtctcgaactcctgacctcatgatccgcccacctcggcctcccaaagtgctgggattacaggcgtgagccaccacacccagctagtctCACAGAATTTTTGGCAATTTGACAAAATGATTCTGACATTCATCTGAAAgaataaacatatgtaaataaccattaaaaaagtagaaaagaagagTGATGGACAGCAGCTAGCCCCACCCTACAGCAAGGCATAAAGCAATAATACCCAGCACAGCAAGGGGCTGGTACTGGAATTGTCAGAATCCATGAGAAGACAATATATAAGCAAAGAATGGAATTTGGTGTATGACGAAGAAGGCATTTCAAGTTAAGAATGGTGATGGGGATGGTTAGTCAATCAATGGTTTGGGGACAACTGGGTGCcatttggaaaacaaacaaacagccttCCTTCCTCTGCCCCTTGCAGCAAAACAAATTCCTTACAAGTCAGGGATTTGAAGGTTTAAGGGTTTTTGTGACAGGAtctctgtcactcgggctggagtgcaatggtgagattatggctcactatagcctccacctcccaggctccagcgatcctcctacctcagcctcccaagtagctaggactacaggcccaaaccaccacgccc from Homo sapiens chromosome 11, GRCh38.p14 Primary Assembly encodes:
- the ANO9 gene encoding anoctamin-9 isoform 2 (isoform 2 is encoded by transcript variant 2), which produces MGALTLCHPSQGEGRLKKTWARWRHMFREQPVDEIRNYFGEKVALYFVWLGWYTYMLVPAALTGLLVFLSGFSLFEASQISKEICEAHDILMCPLGDHSRRYQRLSETCTFAKLTHLFDNDGTVVFAIFMALWATVFLEIWKRQRARVVLHWDLYVWDEEQEEMALQLINCPDYKLRPYQHSYLRSTVILVLTLLMICLMIGMAHVLVVYRVLASALFSSSAVPFLEEQVTTAVVVTGALVHYVTIIIMTKINRCVALKLCDFEMPRTFSERESRFTIRFFTLQFFTHFSSLIYIAFILGRINGHPGKSTRLAGLWKLEECHASGCMMDLFVQMAIIMGLKQTLSNCVEYLVPWVTHKCRSLRASESGHLPRDPELRDWRRNYLLNPVNTFSLFDEFMEMMIQYGFTTIFVAAFPLAPLLALFSNLVEIRLDAIKMVWLQRRLVPRKAKDIGTWLQVLETIGVLAVIANGMVIAFTSEFIPRVVYKYRYSPCLKEGNSTVDCLKGYVNHSLSVFHTKDFQDPDGIEGSENVTLCRYRDYRNPPDYNFSEQFWFLLAIRLAFVILFEHVALCIKLIAAWFVPDIPQSVKNKVLEVKYQRLREKMWHGRQRLGGVGAGSRPPMPAHPTPASIFSARSTDV